Proteins co-encoded in one Thamnophis elegans isolate rThaEle1 chromosome 1, rThaEle1.pri, whole genome shotgun sequence genomic window:
- the TSPAN18 gene encoding tetraspanin-18, producing MEGDCLSCMKYLMFVFNFFIFLGGTCLLGVGIWVIADPTGFREIVATNPLLFTGAYIMAAMGAMLFLLGFLGCCGAIRENKCLLLFFFMFILLIFLAELSAAILAFIFRENLTREFFTKELKKHYQGNNESDVFSSTWNSVMITFGCCGVNGPEDFEATSLSILLDSYPAVPEACCKRELQSRDGAFINKEECLKGREVYQNQQGCYAVILNSLETYVYLAGALAIGVLAIELFAMIFAMCLFRGIQ from the exons CTGGGTGGTACCTGTCTCCTGGGAGTTGGAATCTGGGTCATAGCTGATCCCACAGGATTTCGAGAGATCGTGGCTACGAATCCTTTGCTCTTTACTGGAGCATATATCATGGCGGCTATGGGAGCTATGCTCTTCTTATTGGGATTCCTTGGTTGCTGTGGAGCGATCCGTGAGAACAAATGTCTCCTTCTTTTT TTCTTCATGTTTATTTTGCTAATCTTCCTGGCAGAACTCTCGGCTGCAATCTTGGCATTTATCTTTAGAGAAAAT CTGACCAGAGAGTTTTTTACCAAGGAACTGAAAAAACATTATCAGGGGAACAATGAATCAGATGTCTTTTCTTCCACCTGGAACTCAGTCATGATCACA TTTGGATGCTGTGGTGTCAATGGTCCAGAAGATTTCGAGGCAACCTCTCTTTCCATTCTTTTGGATTCCTATCCTGCTGTTCCTGAAGCTTGTTGTAAACGGGAGCTCCAGTCTCGTGATGGAGCATTCATCAATAAAGAAGAATGTTTGAAAGGAAGAGAAGTCTATCAGAACCAACAG gGTTGCTACGCGGTAATCCTGAATTCCCTTGAAACCTATGTGTATCTTGCAGGAGCTCTTGCCATTGGTGTTTTAGCCATTGAG CTGTTTGCTATGATCTTTGCTATGTGCCTCTTTCGGGGGATCCAGTAG